One segment of Bacillus alkalisoli DNA contains the following:
- a CDS encoding penicillin-binding protein — MKVFIHKKRIHYGAAILSGLFTLLFFVFIGRFFVLQVTGEVRGENLSDYAEGKYNVTYNINAERGSILDRNGNPIAEDMRSFKMVAVLDESLSKNQKKLRHVADPITTAQKLAPLLNVEESELIERLSREGAKQVEFGAYGRDIPILVKEEIEELDLPGISFIEGSKRFYANGIFASHVIGFARESDSGEVSGVLGIEKMLEDHLKEENGKLTQKRDMSRLRLPFVKDSDTAFTPKKDGQDVYLTIDKTIQTFLEEAMSKVQDAYTPERIIGIVAEPKTGKILAMSTRPTFDLNTREGLNTNWNNDAISYRFEPGSTMKVFSLAAAIEEGVYNGSELFKSGSFPIPSAPPIYDHNRAGWGEITFDEGVQRSSNVAFALLTDKMGTDTLMSYLSSFGLDAPTGIDLPDETSSILNFQWYRDRISTAFGQGSAFTPIQLVQAATAIANDGKMMQPYIIDRIVDVNNGEVVLDNVPKVKGEPISEQTAKKVRGILETVVTSDVGTGRPYRLEGYNIAMKTGTAQISSSTGGWLTGHGEHIYSALGMAPTENPEIIVYVAVERPTIAEYESGAVPVSSIFNAVMLRSLQYLSIKRTDETPSETSIKNNIGFETDDYIGKNISEIENNENGKQTEIVVIGNGNQVMKQVPYPGKQIIQGEKVFLLTEEDTTMLDMTGWSLRDVLKYASLIGVSPRVIGNGYVTSQSVEPGKKFKSGTQLVIEFSSNRPIPPLNEEENSGVN, encoded by the coding sequence ATGAAAGTATTTATACACAAAAAAAGAATACATTACGGAGCAGCAATTCTTTCAGGATTATTCACGTTGCTCTTTTTTGTTTTTATCGGCAGATTTTTTGTTTTACAAGTAACTGGAGAAGTGAGAGGGGAAAACTTATCTGATTATGCAGAAGGTAAGTACAATGTTACATATAATATTAATGCAGAACGTGGATCAATCTTAGATCGTAACGGTAATCCAATTGCCGAAGATATGCGATCATTTAAAATGGTAGCTGTCCTAGATGAATCGTTATCCAAAAATCAAAAAAAGTTAAGACATGTTGCTGACCCAATTACAACTGCCCAAAAGTTAGCGCCATTATTAAATGTAGAAGAGTCTGAACTTATTGAAAGACTATCTAGAGAAGGTGCCAAACAAGTAGAATTTGGTGCATACGGTCGGGATATCCCTATCTTAGTAAAAGAAGAAATTGAGGAATTAGATCTTCCTGGCATCAGTTTTATAGAAGGATCTAAACGATTTTATGCAAACGGGATATTTGCCAGCCATGTTATCGGCTTTGCTAGAGAAAGTGATTCCGGAGAAGTTTCGGGAGTATTAGGGATTGAGAAAATGTTAGAAGACCATTTAAAGGAAGAGAATGGGAAGTTAACGCAAAAAAGAGATATGTCTAGGTTAAGACTACCTTTCGTAAAAGACTCAGATACTGCATTTACTCCTAAAAAAGATGGTCAGGATGTATATTTAACGATAGATAAAACCATTCAAACATTCTTAGAAGAAGCGATGAGTAAAGTTCAAGATGCATATACGCCGGAAAGGATAATCGGTATCGTCGCAGAACCGAAAACTGGAAAAATATTAGCGATGAGTACAAGGCCAACCTTTGATTTGAATACAAGGGAAGGGCTTAATACGAATTGGAATAACGATGCAATATCTTATCGATTTGAACCAGGTTCTACCATGAAAGTGTTTTCGCTTGCAGCAGCTATTGAAGAAGGTGTTTACAATGGATCTGAACTTTTTAAATCAGGTTCATTCCCTATACCGTCTGCACCACCTATTTATGATCATAATCGTGCTGGTTGGGGGGAAATTACGTTTGATGAAGGTGTACAAAGATCATCTAACGTTGCCTTTGCACTTTTAACAGATAAAATGGGTACAGATACACTAATGAGTTATTTGTCATCATTTGGTTTAGATGCACCAACTGGGATTGACTTACCTGATGAAACTTCGAGTATATTAAATTTTCAATGGTATCGTGATAGAATATCAACTGCATTTGGACAAGGTTCAGCCTTTACACCCATACAATTAGTGCAAGCAGCAACTGCGATTGCAAATGATGGGAAAATGATGCAACCTTATATTATTGATAGAATTGTAGATGTCAATAACGGGGAGGTTGTATTAGATAATGTACCAAAAGTGAAAGGGGAACCTATTTCTGAACAGACTGCTAAAAAGGTTAGGGGAATTTTAGAAACGGTTGTTACATCAGATGTCGGAACAGGACGACCTTATCGTTTAGAAGGCTATAATATTGCGATGAAAACGGGTACTGCTCAAATTTCTTCCTCTACAGGTGGTTGGTTAACAGGTCATGGTGAACATATCTATTCAGCTTTAGGGATGGCACCAACAGAAAATCCTGAAATTATTGTTTATGTAGCTGTAGAACGTCCAACAATTGCAGAATATGAAAGTGGAGCTGTTCCAGTATCATCTATATTTAATGCTGTTATGTTGCGTAGTTTGCAATATTTAAGTATTAAAAGAACGGATGAAACCCCATCCGAAACTAGTATTAAAAACAATATCGGTTTTGAAACGGACGACTATATTGGCAAAAATATATCAGAAATCGAGAACAATGAAAATGGTAAACAGACGGAAATAGTTGTAATTGGAAATGGAAATCAAGTTATGAAGCAAGTACCATATCCAGGGAAACAAATTATTCAAGGTGAAAAAGTATTCTTATTAACAGAAGAAGATACAACGATGCTTGATATGACTGGATGGTCGTTGAGAGATGTTTTAAAATATGCAAGTTTAATTGGAGTTTCTCCTAGGGTTATTGGTAATGGATATGTTACTAGTCAAAGTGTAGAACCAGGAAAGAAATTCAAAAGTGGTACGCAGCTTGTGATTGAATTTTCATCTAACAGACCAATCCCACCATTAAATGAAGAAGAAAATAGCGGAGTGAACTAA
- the ftsL gene encoding cell division protein FtsL gives MSNLAHKLQQEQQQRQQQSSKQQVLVKKKAKITLGEKLLCVMFIGMVAFGAIHLISSHVTLYEVNREIHALEFDLQKQTNANRDLELKVAELNNYEHLLKKANELGLSLNTNNVRNVRD, from the coding sequence ATGAGTAATTTAGCACATAAACTACAACAGGAACAACAACAAAGGCAGCAACAATCAAGTAAACAACAAGTTTTAGTTAAAAAGAAGGCAAAAATAACTTTAGGGGAGAAGTTATTATGTGTTATGTTTATTGGGATGGTAGCATTTGGAGCGATACATTTAATTTCAAGTCATGTTACACTTTATGAAGTAAATCGTGAAATTCATGCTCTTGAATTTGATTTACAAAAGCAAACAAACGCTAACCGTGACTTAGAATTAAAAGTTGCGGAGCTAAACAACTATGAGCATTTATTAAAAAAGGCAAACGAATTAGGGCTTTCTTTAAACACAAATAATGTGAGAAATGTACGGGACTGA
- the rsmH gene encoding 16S rRNA (cytosine(1402)-N(4))-methyltransferase RsmH produces MFHHVTVLLNESVEGLNIKEDGVYVDCTLGGAGHSSEIVKKLSSKGKLIAFDQDDVALNNAKKVLEPYLDRVILVKSNFKYLKEKLHELGFQKVDGVLFDLGVSSPQLDTPERGFSYHHDAPLDMRMDQSSDVTAYQVVNEWPYEKLVRIFFQYGEEKFSKSIARRIEENRKIKNIETTSELVEVIKEGIPAAARRTGGHPAKRVFQAIRIAVNDELGVFEEAIHQAIDVIRPGGRVCVITFHSLEDRICKVAFKEKSELPPLPPGLPIIPEEFQPMLKLVKRKPITPSEEELEVNNRARSAKLRIAEKIKEK; encoded by the coding sequence TTGTTTCACCACGTTACTGTTTTATTGAATGAATCTGTAGAAGGTTTAAATATAAAAGAAGATGGAGTCTATGTTGATTGTACCCTTGGTGGAGCAGGACATAGTTCTGAAATAGTAAAAAAGCTTTCTAGCAAAGGTAAATTAATTGCTTTTGATCAAGATGACGTTGCCTTAAACAATGCGAAAAAAGTGTTAGAACCATACTTAGATCGAGTTATTCTAGTGAAAAGTAATTTTAAATATTTAAAAGAAAAGCTTCATGAACTTGGGTTTCAAAAAGTAGATGGAGTCCTATTTGATTTAGGAGTCTCTTCTCCTCAATTAGATACTCCTGAAAGAGGGTTTAGTTATCACCACGATGCACCACTTGATATGAGAATGGATCAATCAAGTGATGTAACAGCTTATCAGGTCGTAAATGAATGGCCATATGAAAAGTTAGTACGAATCTTCTTTCAATACGGAGAGGAAAAGTTTTCGAAGTCTATTGCTAGAAGAATTGAAGAAAATCGAAAAATAAAGAATATTGAAACAACCTCTGAACTTGTAGAAGTGATAAAGGAAGGAATTCCAGCTGCTGCTAGGAGAACTGGTGGTCATCCAGCAAAACGTGTATTCCAAGCAATCCGCATTGCAGTTAACGACGAGCTTGGAGTCTTTGAAGAAGCGATACACCAGGCGATAGATGTAATTAGACCTGGAGGAAGAGTGTGTGTCATCACTTTCCATTCGTTAGAAGATCGTATATGTAAAGTAGCGTTTAAAGAAAAAAGTGAACTTCCACCATTACCACCAGGTTTACCAATCATACCGGAAGAGTTTCAGCCAATGTTAAAGTTAGTAAAACGAAAGCCAATTACACCGTCCGAAGAAGAACTTGAAGTGAATAATAGAGCTAGAAGTGCGAAGTTGAGAATTGCAGAGAAAATAAAAGAAAAATAA
- the mraZ gene encoding division/cell wall cluster transcriptional repressor MraZ, with amino-acid sequence MFMGEYHHTVDAKGRMIIPAKFRENLGESFVITRGLDQCLFGYPMSEWKTVEEKLKQLPLTKKDARAFTRFFFSGATECELDKQGRVNISSPLLQYAQLDKECVVIGVSNRIEIWSKDKWESFVEDSEESFAEIAENLVDFDL; translated from the coding sequence ATGTTCATGGGAGAATATCATCATACAGTAGATGCAAAAGGTAGAATGATAATCCCTGCTAAGTTTCGTGAAAACTTAGGTGAATCGTTCGTTATAACCCGTGGACTTGACCAATGTTTGTTTGGTTATCCGATGTCAGAATGGAAAACCGTTGAAGAAAAGTTAAAACAACTTCCACTTACGAAAAAAGATGCCCGTGCTTTTACTCGATTTTTCTTTTCTGGTGCAACAGAGTGTGAATTAGATAAACAAGGAAGAGTTAATATTTCATCTCCGTTGTTACAATATGCACAACTTGATAAAGAATGTGTTGTCATAGGAGTTTCAAATCGTATAGAAATATGGAGTAAAGACAAATGGGAAAGTTTTGTGGAAGATTCTGAAGAGTCTTTTGCAGAGATTGCAGAAAATTTAGTTGATTTTGATCTATAA
- the bshC gene encoding bacillithiol biosynthesis cysteine-adding enzyme BshC, with protein sequence MDVLDLSLPPIYPFASDYMKEKKELLDFFSYNPFSPNVYRERFEELLNRQYNNRMELSTYLHKWNSKYNASLETLRNVERLNDEQSVVVIGGQQAGLLTGPFYTISKIISIIQLAKEQEESLQVPVIPVFWIAGEDHDFQEINHLFVSDHHKIRKASFKDKTAGKKMISELSINKDELNNWVREIFAYYQETEHTNDLLKMVERAVEQSNTYVDFFAYLITALFANEGLVLLNAADPELRELEKKHFHLLLENHQNITNEVLHVQEKLFALSYKPMLEVQGDSTNLFFHDNGERNLLYWNDEDRNFFTADGKIFEEQELKGLLEQSSALFSNNVVTRPLMQDLLFPTLAFIAGPGEVAYWGELKGAFSSLALTMPPVVPRLHFTILERSVHSTLNELEVSLQEALEHGVKEKQKAILNELELKEMENQLQEFYSKYKLLHKELGEFGSNFTPNLQSSFHKNWAYIDKQFNYMTRLMEKSAYEKHENLMKKYERVQNALRPNGTPQERTWNVFYFLNIYGLDFLNAICSLTLKHDGMHKVLKP encoded by the coding sequence ATGGACGTTTTAGATTTATCTCTTCCTCCCATCTATCCATTTGCATCAGATTATATGAAGGAAAAAAAAGAATTGTTAGATTTCTTTTCATATAATCCATTTTCTCCTAATGTTTACAGAGAAAGGTTTGAAGAATTATTAAATAGACAGTACAACAATCGTATGGAACTATCAACGTATTTACATAAATGGAACTCGAAATATAATGCGAGTTTAGAAACGTTACGCAATGTTGAGAGATTAAATGATGAACAATCGGTTGTAGTAATAGGTGGTCAACAAGCCGGACTACTAACAGGTCCATTTTACACGATTTCCAAAATTATAAGTATTATTCAACTAGCGAAAGAACAAGAGGAGAGCTTGCAGGTTCCGGTTATTCCAGTATTCTGGATTGCTGGCGAAGACCATGACTTTCAGGAAATAAATCATCTTTTCGTATCAGATCATCATAAGATAAGAAAAGCATCTTTTAAAGATAAAACTGCAGGTAAAAAAATGATTTCAGAATTATCCATAAACAAGGATGAACTTAATAATTGGGTGAGAGAAATCTTCGCTTATTATCAGGAAACAGAGCATACAAATGACTTATTAAAAATGGTAGAGAGAGCAGTTGAACAATCGAATACATATGTTGATTTTTTTGCCTATTTAATAACCGCTTTATTTGCAAATGAAGGACTAGTTCTTCTTAATGCAGCGGACCCTGAATTACGAGAATTGGAGAAGAAGCATTTTCATTTGTTGTTAGAAAATCATCAAAATATAACGAATGAAGTGTTACATGTTCAAGAAAAGCTTTTTGCTCTTTCATATAAACCGATGTTAGAAGTTCAAGGAGATTCCACTAACCTGTTCTTCCACGATAATGGAGAGCGTAACCTTTTGTACTGGAATGATGAGGATCGTAACTTCTTCACCGCTGACGGGAAAATATTTGAAGAGCAAGAGTTAAAGGGACTATTAGAACAATCATCTGCATTATTTTCTAACAATGTAGTAACAAGACCTTTAATGCAAGATTTACTTTTTCCAACCTTAGCTTTTATTGCAGGGCCTGGAGAAGTGGCGTATTGGGGTGAATTAAAAGGGGCATTCTCTTCGCTAGCTCTTACTATGCCACCTGTAGTTCCACGCTTGCATTTTACAATATTAGAAAGAAGTGTGCATTCAACTTTAAATGAGTTGGAGGTAAGTTTGCAAGAAGCGTTAGAACATGGTGTTAAAGAGAAGCAAAAAGCAATTTTAAATGAATTAGAACTTAAAGAAATGGAAAATCAATTACAGGAATTCTATTCTAAATATAAATTATTACATAAAGAGTTAGGTGAATTTGGTAGTAACTTCACTCCTAATTTACAATCTAGTTTTCATAAAAATTGGGCATATATAGATAAACAATTTAATTATATGACTAGGTTAATGGAAAAATCAGCGTACGAAAAACATGAGAATTTAATGAAAAAATATGAGCGAGTTCAAAATGCATTAAGACCAAATGGTACACCACAAGAACGTACGTGGAACGTATTTTACTTTTTGAACATATATGGGTTGGATTTTTTAAATGCAATTTGTTCTTTAACATTAAAACATGATGGAATGCATAAAGTTTTAAAACCGTAA
- a CDS encoding DUF3397 domain-containing protein, with product MSTIFAGLFATLVTLPLLTMFVIYFISRKITRSNKKSFHYAIDLSTVFFILAVHYLIVTIWGKSLFLILTSILLLIGILIVIVQYKIREELDFSRVAKGFWRLNFLLFFVTYFCLSLYGIIKRTMETFAA from the coding sequence ATGTCTACTATTTTTGCAGGATTATTTGCTACATTAGTCACGTTGCCTTTATTAACAATGTTTGTTATTTATTTTATTTCAAGAAAAATCACAAGAAGTAACAAAAAGTCATTTCATTATGCGATTGATCTATCAACGGTTTTTTTTATTCTTGCTGTTCATTACTTAATAGTAACTATATGGGGAAAGTCATTATTCTTAATTCTTACTTCAATTCTTTTGTTAATAGGTATTCTGATAGTTATCGTACAGTATAAAATTAGGGAAGAACTAGATTTTTCGAGGGTAGCGAAAGGGTTTTGGAGATTGAACTTCTTATTGTTCTTTGTTACATACTTTTGTTTGTCTTTATATGGAATCATCAAAAGAACGATGGAGACATTTGCAGCTTAG
- a CDS encoding 2-dehydropantoate 2-reductase, which translates to MRVGIIGAGAVGMLFAHYLSTTFKVSLYVRRHEQALLLKNGLCILQQDEFVHINKSIEIKVFGECPLEENVQVVTVKQYSLEPIIEIFQNSKNVDTVIFLQNGMGHIEQLQKLEKEIWLGVVEHGVRKESDNTITLTGMGETKLAPFNHQNYSNPFIHEWERNRNDAFKVTIKDNWNEVLTTKLIVNAVINPLTALFQVKNGELLNNKNYKKTMRLLFEEVYSIVPVSNKQKLWEHIVQICLKTKENYSSMYRDVEKRQKTEIDAILGYILRRSQEQKQNAPLTQFLFECIKGKTE; encoded by the coding sequence ATGAGAGTAGGAATCATTGGCGCTGGGGCAGTCGGTATGCTTTTTGCTCATTACTTATCTACTACATTTAAAGTTTCATTATATGTTAGAAGACATGAACAAGCATTGCTTTTAAAAAATGGATTATGTATTTTACAACAAGACGAATTCGTCCACATAAATAAATCTATTGAAATAAAAGTTTTCGGTGAATGTCCGTTAGAAGAAAATGTACAAGTTGTAACGGTAAAGCAGTATTCACTAGAACCTATTATTGAAATATTTCAAAACTCTAAAAATGTAGATACGGTTATCTTTTTACAAAATGGAATGGGCCATATTGAACAGTTACAAAAATTAGAAAAAGAAATTTGGCTAGGTGTAGTTGAACATGGCGTTCGAAAAGAATCAGATAACACAATCACCCTTACAGGAATGGGTGAAACGAAGCTAGCACCTTTTAATCATCAAAATTATTCGAATCCATTTATTCATGAATGGGAAAGAAATAGAAATGACGCCTTTAAAGTTACTATTAAAGATAACTGGAATGAAGTTCTTACAACAAAGTTGATAGTTAATGCAGTAATTAATCCACTTACTGCATTGTTTCAAGTGAAAAATGGAGAATTGCTAAATAATAAAAATTATAAAAAGACAATGAGGTTACTTTTTGAAGAAGTTTACTCCATTGTTCCTGTTTCGAACAAGCAAAAGTTATGGGAACATATTGTACAAATTTGTTTGAAAACAAAAGAAAATTACTCATCTATGTATCGGGATGTAGAAAAGCGACAAAAAACAGAAATTGATGCTATTTTGGGATATATCCTTAGGAGGAGTCAAGAACAAAAACAGAATGCTCCACTAACACAATTCCTGTTTGAGTGTATAAAGGGGAAAACAGAGTAA
- a CDS encoding acyl-CoA carboxylase subunit beta, producing the protein MIKTNELEQRLQETVDKIKQGGHEKYHAKLKEQNKMFVRDRLALLFDNGQYEEDGFFANNQAEGLPADGVVTAIGKIHGQTVCVMANDSTVKAGSWGARTVEKIIRIQETAEKLKVPILYLVDSAGARITDQLDMFPNRRGAGKIFYNQVKLSGVVPQVCILFGPSAAGGAYIPAFCDIVIMVDGNASMYLGSPRMAEKVIGEKVTLEEMGGAKMHCSISGCGDMLAANEEEAIAEARKYLTYFPANFEHVTAPVEAVSPREGRSLAEIIPENQNAPFDMYEAIDQLIDDGSFFEMKKLFASELITGFARMDGKVVGIIANQPKVKGGVLFVDSADKAAKFITLCDAFHIPLLFLADVPGFMIGTKVERAGIIRHGAKLIAAMSSATVPKISVVVRKAYGAGLYAMAGPAFEPDCCIALPTAQIAVMGPEAAVNAVYSNKINEITDPKERFAYVQQKHQEYKETIDIYKLASELIVDEIVSPSDLRKVLIQRFAYYSTKNVIFSTRKHPVYPV; encoded by the coding sequence ATGATTAAAACGAATGAATTAGAACAAAGACTACAAGAAACAGTAGATAAAATTAAACAAGGCGGTCATGAAAAATATCATGCTAAGCTAAAAGAACAAAATAAAATGTTTGTTCGAGATCGTTTAGCTCTATTATTTGATAATGGTCAATATGAGGAAGATGGTTTTTTTGCTAACAACCAAGCAGAAGGATTACCAGCTGATGGCGTTGTAACGGCAATTGGAAAAATACATGGCCAAACAGTTTGTGTAATGGCAAATGATTCTACTGTTAAAGCTGGTTCATGGGGTGCACGCACAGTTGAAAAAATCATCCGTATTCAAGAAACTGCTGAAAAATTAAAAGTTCCAATCCTTTACTTAGTAGATTCAGCAGGGGCAAGAATTACAGATCAATTAGATATGTTCCCGAATCGTCGTGGTGCGGGGAAGATTTTCTACAACCAAGTAAAATTATCTGGCGTTGTACCTCAAGTATGTATTTTATTTGGACCATCTGCAGCTGGTGGAGCATACATCCCAGCTTTTTGTGATATCGTTATTATGGTGGACGGGAATGCATCAATGTACTTAGGCTCTCCTCGTATGGCTGAAAAAGTCATTGGCGAAAAAGTAACATTAGAAGAGATGGGCGGGGCAAAAATGCACTGTTCCATTAGCGGATGCGGTGATATGTTAGCTGCAAACGAAGAGGAAGCAATAGCTGAGGCCCGAAAATATTTAACTTATTTCCCAGCAAACTTTGAACATGTTACGGCGCCTGTAGAGGCAGTTAGCCCGAGAGAAGGAAGAAGTTTAGCGGAAATTATTCCTGAAAATCAAAATGCACCTTTTGATATGTATGAAGCGATCGATCAACTAATTGATGATGGTAGTTTCTTTGAGATGAAAAAGCTATTCGCATCAGAGTTAATTACTGGTTTTGCAAGAATGGATGGCAAGGTAGTAGGTATTATCGCTAATCAGCCGAAAGTAAAAGGCGGCGTCCTTTTTGTAGATTCAGCCGATAAAGCAGCAAAGTTTATTACATTATGTGATGCATTCCATATTCCATTATTATTCTTAGCAGATGTGCCGGGCTTTATGATTGGTACGAAAGTAGAAAGAGCTGGAATTATTCGCCATGGTGCGAAGTTAATTGCTGCAATGAGTTCTGCTACCGTTCCAAAAATTTCTGTTGTTGTAAGAAAAGCATATGGAGCTGGTTTATATGCGATGGCTGGTCCGGCATTTGAGCCAGACTGTTGTATTGCATTACCAACAGCACAAATAGCAGTTATGGGTCCAGAAGCAGCGGTTAACGCAGTGTATTCTAATAAAATTAATGAAATTACAGACCCGAAAGAACGTTTTGCATATGTACAACAAAAACATCAAGAATATAAAGAAACGATCGATATATATAAATTAGCATCAGAACTTATTGTAGACGAAATTGTTTCTCCGTCTGATTTAAGAAAAGTATTAATCCAACGTTTTGCTTATTACTCTACAAAAAATGTAATATTCAGCACAAGAAAACACCCAGTTTATCCAGTGTAA
- a CDS encoding biotin/lipoyl-containing protein, with translation MKKIEAAMAGTILNVLVQQGEEVSAGQTVMVLESMKMEIPVEASVEGKVASVTVSIGDFVNEGDTLLELE, from the coding sequence ATGAAGAAAATCGAAGCCGCAATGGCAGGTACAATTTTAAATGTATTAGTACAACAAGGTGAGGAAGTTTCTGCTGGTCAAACAGTAATGGTACTTGAATCAATGAAAATGGAGATTCCTGTAGAAGCGTCAGTTGAAGGGAAAGTAGCTAGTGTTACAGTTTCAATTGGTGACTTCGTAAACGAAGGTGACACTTTACTAGAGTTAGAATAA
- a CDS encoding acetyl-CoA carboxylase biotin carboxylase subunit yields MHKILIANRGEIAERIIRTCEKLGIETVAIFSESDKDMPYVHLATKARYVGEAHPQKSYLNVSNILNIAKEENVDAIHPGYGFLSENAPFANLVREAGIKFIGPSSEIIQLMGDKLQARKEMRVAGVPVVPGTDEAIATVEEACAIADDIGYPVMLKASGGGGGIGMQRCENKEDILKAFDQTRTRAKAYFQNDEVFVEKCIDNARHIEVQVFGDSHGNVVHLFERNCSVQRRNQKVVEEAVSPCMPEDIRQKICQAAVLAAKHVNYENAGTVEFIMGENGEFYFLEMNTRLQVEHPVTESITGLDLVEWQLKVTSGYPLPLKQEEIQQNGHSIEYRIYAEDPKTFYPSPGLINEWSLPEEEGIRIDSGYGPGLKVTPFYDPMIAKLIITAPSREEAIQLSATYFEKVEITGIKTNIPLLKEVVQNDSFKEGSYNTSFLQKAFVAK; encoded by the coding sequence TTGCATAAAATTTTAATTGCTAATAGAGGGGAAATAGCGGAAAGAATTATTCGCACATGTGAGAAATTAGGAATAGAAACTGTAGCAATCTTTTCGGAAAGTGATAAAGATATGCCATATGTTCATCTAGCTACTAAGGCAAGGTATGTAGGAGAAGCACATCCGCAAAAATCTTATTTAAATGTAAGTAATATATTAAATATAGCAAAAGAAGAAAATGTGGATGCAATTCATCCAGGTTATGGTTTTTTATCTGAAAATGCTCCATTTGCGAATCTTGTGAGAGAAGCTGGAATAAAATTTATCGGTCCATCAAGCGAAATTATTCAACTTATGGGAGATAAATTACAAGCGAGAAAAGAAATGAGAGTTGCAGGTGTACCTGTTGTACCTGGAACAGACGAAGCGATAGCAACGGTTGAAGAAGCATGTGCTATCGCAGATGATATCGGCTATCCTGTCATGCTTAAAGCAAGTGGCGGTGGCGGTGGTATTGGTATGCAACGTTGCGAAAATAAAGAAGACATTTTGAAAGCTTTTGACCAAACAAGAACAAGAGCGAAGGCTTATTTTCAAAATGATGAAGTGTTCGTTGAAAAGTGTATCGACAATGCGAGGCATATAGAAGTACAAGTTTTCGGAGACAGCCACGGAAATGTAGTTCATCTTTTTGAACGAAATTGTTCCGTGCAAAGAAGAAATCAAAAAGTTGTAGAAGAAGCTGTTAGTCCGTGTATGCCTGAAGATATTCGTCAAAAGATATGCCAAGCAGCTGTATTAGCTGCTAAACATGTTAACTATGAAAATGCAGGTACCGTCGAGTTTATCATGGGTGAAAATGGAGAGTTTTACTTTTTAGAAATGAATACAAGACTGCAAGTGGAGCACCCAGTAACAGAATCGATAACTGGCTTAGACCTCGTTGAATGGCAGCTTAAAGTTACTTCGGGTTATCCACTTCCATTGAAACAAGAGGAAATTCAACAAAATGGTCACTCGATCGAATATCGTATTTATGCAGAAGACCCTAAAACGTTTTATCCATCACCTGGATTAATTAATGAATGGTCATTACCTGAAGAAGAAGGAATACGAATTGATAGTGGTTATGGACCTGGCCTAAAAGTCACTCCATTTTATGACCCGATGATTGCAAAATTAATTATTACAGCTCCATCGAGAGAAGAAGCTATTCAGTTATCAGCTACTTATTTTGAGAAAGTTGAAATTACAGGTATAAAGACCAATATACCTTTACTAAAAGAGGTTGTTCAAAACGATTCTTTTAAAGAAGGGTCTTATAACACTAGCTTTTTACAAAAAGCTTTTGTTGCCAAATAA
- a CDS encoding N-acetyltransferase, whose protein sequence is MGVKKLNINYKTLEEFKQFREYGMQELSMLEDLQDNMIENDSESPFYGIYYGEKLVARMSLYRVDKKFDKYFDPKQDYLELWKLEVLQNYQNKGFGKELVNFAKSFDLPIKTNPKVKSAEFWTKMGFTPVTYDVERDLGENPLVWYPEGVSAQ, encoded by the coding sequence ATGGGAGTTAAGAAACTAAATATTAACTACAAAACATTAGAAGAGTTTAAACAATTTAGAGAATACGGTATGCAAGAGTTATCTATGTTAGAAGATTTACAAGATAACATGATTGAAAATGATAGTGAATCCCCTTTTTACGGTATTTATTATGGGGAAAAACTAGTAGCTCGTATGAGTTTATATCGCGTTGACAAAAAGTTTGATAAATACTTCGATCCAAAACAGGACTATTTAGAGCTCTGGAAATTAGAAGTACTACAAAACTACCAAAATAAAGGTTTCGGAAAAGAGTTAGTAAATTTTGCAAAAAGCTTTGACTTACCAATTAAAACAAATCCAAAAGTTAAATCAGCAGAATTCTGGACTAAAATGGGCTTCACCCCTGTGACGTATGATGTAGAACGTGACTTAGGTGAAAATCCTTTAGTTTGGTATCCCGAAGGTGTAAGTGCCCAATAA